The sequence below is a genomic window from Candidatus Saganbacteria bacterium.
GATGCTCAAATATCCTAAAGAATCCACATCTAAATATTTTCTAATTCCCTCTATCGAAAGATTAGCGGCGATCAATTCCGATTTGCTCGGAGTATCGATGCCGTAAAAACAGGAGCTCGTTATCGGAGGCGACGAAACCCTAAAGTGGACTTCACGCGCTCCGGCTTCCCTTAATATTTTAACAATTTGCCTCGAGGTTGTCCCTCGGACAATGGAATCGTCAATGACGACGAATTTTTTATTGCGTACGGCTTCCCTCAATGGATTAAGCTTGATCTTAACTCCCATCTCACGGATCTCTTGGCTTGGCTGGATGAAAGTACGCCCAATATACCTATTCTTAATAAGCGAATCGCCGAACGGTATCCTGCTCTCGATCGCAAATCCAATCGCCGCGGGAATGCCAGAATCCGGTATGCCGCTTATAAACTCGGTATATGGCGCGGGATTTTCTTTTGCCAAGTATTTGCCCATGCTGACGCGCGCGTCGTAAACGCTTCGCCCCATTATCATGGAATCGGGCCTCGCGAAATATATAAACTCGAATATGCACAATGCTGCTTTTTTATGGTGCGAATAAGTTTTCGACTGCATGCCGTCTTTATCGAATATGACTATCTCGCCATTTGATACCTCTCTTACAAAAGTTGCACCTACGATATCAAGCGCGCAGGTTTCGGATGAAAGGACATACGCGTTATCGAGTTTTCCTACACAAAGTGGGCGAATTCCATTTGGATCTTTAACACCGATCAATTTGTCTTTTGTCATAATGACCAAAGAGAACGCGCCGTGGACCCTCTTTAAAGTTGAGACCAATGCGGCATCAAAATTATTTTCATCGGAGGTTGCGATGAGCGCGGCAATGACTTCGGTGTCGGATGTGCCTACGAATTTGAATCCTTTTTCTTCGAGGCCGGCTTTAAGATCGGCGGTATTTAATAAATTCCCGTTATGGCTTACAGCGATCTGCCCGAACTTCGTATCAAGGACAAAAGGCTGGGCATTAGCTATGGTACTGCCACCTGTCGTTGAATACCTGACATGTCCGCAAGCGATATGGCCAGTTAACTTTTTTAGGATATCTTCATTGAAAACGACATTAACAAGGCCCATGCCTTTATAATGATCTATCTTTTCACCATCGGAGACCGCGATCCCAGCGGATTCTTGCCCACGGTGCTGCAATGCAAAAAGCCCATAATAGGTCATTTTCCCTAGGTGATCGCCGTTATACGAATATATACCGAATACGCCGCAAGCTTCCTCTGGTTTATCACAGCGTATCACACAAGTATCGCAGCTAGACAATTTATTCCTCCAATAACTTAACCGCGGCGTTCAGCCGCAGGTGTAATAATATTTCTTAAATATTCTGGAACTTTAGCAACTTCAACAAGCGTTGTTTCGCCGGTTTTCCTAAGTTTTATTTCGATCTTGCCTTCTTTTAGGGATTTGCCGACAATAACTTTGATCGGGAACCCTATTAGATCGGCATCTTTGAGCTTTGGCCCTATTCTTCCTGGCCTATCGTCAAGAACAACTTCGTCGCTTAACCCTGCCCCTTGACCCTGCCTGTCGGTAGGCATGGCCTTGACCCTTTCATAAAGTTCTTCCGCAACTTTCATCTGCTCTACATCCTCGATTATCGCAGGAATTATCACAACTAAATAAGGAGCAAGAGCCATTGGCCAAACGATCCCGTCTTTGTCATTTTTCTGTTCTATAGCCGCAGCGACAATCCTTGAGACCCCTATTCCATAGCATCCCATAATAAGCGGCTGTTCCTTGTTGTCCACATCAAGAAAGATAGCGTTCATACTTGACGAATATTTTGTCCCAAGTTTGAAAATATGCCCGACTTCGATTCCCCTTGCGTCCCCTACTTGCTCCTCTCCAGATTCCGCCAGCACCATAAACTCCTGGGAAAATGAACCGCCCATAACTCCGGAATCGGCATCAATAAATTTATATACGAGCCCCATCCTGTCAAATATTCTGCAATAAACAGCATGCATATTATTATATTCTTTATCAAGGGACTCTTCGGAATCATGGAATGAATAGGAATCTTTCATCATAAATTCGCGGCCGCGCATGAGGCCGAATCGAGGTCTTATTTCGTCGCGGAATTTTGTCTGTATTTGATATAAATTTATTGGGAGCTGTTTGTACGATTTGATATTATTGCGCGCAAGATCGGTTATTATCTCTTCGTGTGTTGGGCCCAAGCAGAAGTCGCGTTCATGGCGGTCTTTTACGCGGAAAAGCTCTTTGCCGTATATTCCCCAGCGTCCCGTTTCCTGCCAATATTCGGCCGGAAGAAGGGTTGGCATAAAAACTTCCTGGGCTCCCGACTTGTTCATTTCTTCGCGGACAATGTTTATTACTTTGTGGAGGGTCTTGAGACCTAGGGGAAGAAAAGTATACACTCCGGCTGCGACTTTCCTTATCATCCCCGCTCGAAGCATCAGCTTATGGGATACAACTTCCGCCTCGCCCGGGTCCTCGCGCAGCGTTGGCGCAAGAAGCCTGGACATCTTCATAACCTAATTATACCACAATTTTGCGGAACTCACAAATCTTGAGGAAGAGCAAGTTTATAGAGCGTAAAAGCGCCAATCTGTTGGACTTTATTCGCTCATCCTGGTGCATAACAAGCGCTTTTTCGAAGAACTTTTCGACCGGATCGGCAAGCCTTAAAAGCTCTTGTACCGCCCCCTTATAATCGCCTTTGTTTATCTTTTCTTCAACTTCCCAATTGACCTTTAAGTAGAGATCGAACAAGTCCTTTTCAACTTGGTACTCAAGATCATGCTCATGGACTTGATCACGTGTTGCCGAGGCCGATATCCTATAAACTCGATCCTGCGTCTTGATAAGTTTTACGAACCATTCCTGCGATCTTAATTCCTGTAGAACTTTCGCGATATCGCCTACAAAAAGAATATCGTTAATATTTGCGAATGATGCGTCAATAATGTCATATG
It includes:
- a CDS encoding amidophosphoribosyltransferase — encoded protein: MRCDKPEEACGVFGIYSYNGDHLGKMTYYGLFALQHRGQESAGIAVSDGEKIDHYKGMGLVNVVFNEDILKKLTGHIACGHVRYSTTGGSTIANAQPFVLDTKFGQIAVSHNGNLLNTADLKAGLEEKGFKFVGTSDTEVIAALIATSDENNFDAALVSTLKRVHGAFSLVIMTKDKLIGVKDPNGIRPLCVGKLDNAYVLSSETCALDIVGATFVREVSNGEIVIFDKDGMQSKTYSHHKKAALCIFEFIYFARPDSMIMGRSVYDARVSMGKYLAKENPAPYTEFISGIPDSGIPAAIGFAIESRIPFGDSLIKNRYIGRTFIQPSQEIREMGVKIKLNPLREAVRNKKFVVIDDSIVRGTTSRQIVKILREAGAREVHFRVSSPPITSSCFYGIDTPSKSELIAANLSIEGIRKYLDVDSLGYLSIDSLAKAVNLPQKNLCMACLCGDYPVEIPEKMENLGLFFK
- the proS gene encoding proline--tRNA ligase, with protein sequence MKMSRLLAPTLREDPGEAEVVSHKLMLRAGMIRKVAAGVYTFLPLGLKTLHKVINIVREEMNKSGAQEVFMPTLLPAEYWQETGRWGIYGKELFRVKDRHERDFCLGPTHEEIITDLARNNIKSYKQLPINLYQIQTKFRDEIRPRFGLMRGREFMMKDSYSFHDSEESLDKEYNNMHAVYCRIFDRMGLVYKFIDADSGVMGGSFSQEFMVLAESGEEQVGDARGIEVGHIFKLGTKYSSSMNAIFLDVDNKEQPLIMGCYGIGVSRIVAAAIEQKNDKDGIVWPMALAPYLVVIIPAIIEDVEQMKVAEELYERVKAMPTDRQGQGAGLSDEVVLDDRPGRIGPKLKDADLIGFPIKVIVGKSLKEGKIEIKLRKTGETTLVEVAKVPEYLRNIITPAAERRG